One Betta splendens chromosome 8, fBetSpl5.4, whole genome shotgun sequence DNA segment encodes these proteins:
- the rpsa gene encoding 40S ribosomal protein SA, producing MSGGLDVLQMKEEDVLKFLAAGTHLGGTNLDFQMEQYVYKRKSDGVYIINLKKTWEKLLLAARAIVAIENPADVCVISSRNTGQRAVLKFASATGSTTFHGRFTPGTFTNQIQAAFREPRLLIVTDPRADHQPLTEASYVNIPTIALCNTDSPLRYVDIAIPCNNKGHHSVGLMWWMLAREVLRLRGTISREHPWEVMPDLYFYRDPEEIEKEEQAAAEKAVGKEEFQGEWSAPAAEFTQPEVTDWSEGVAVPSVPIQQFPAATATLKTGEGFSEDWSTQPATEDWSTAPTAQASEWGGAASDWS from the exons ATGTCCGGAGGTCTGGATGTCCTTcaaatgaaggaggaggatgtgctGAAGTTCCTGGCTGCAGGAACCCATCTGGGAGGCACCAACCTGGACTTTCAGATGGAGCAATATGTATACAAGAGAAAAAGTGACG GTGTGTACATCATTAATCTGAAGAAGAcctgggagaagctgctgctggcagccagAGCTATTGTTGCCATTGAGAACCCAGCTGATGTGTGCGTCATCTCCTCCAGAAACACAGGACAG AGGGCAGTGCTGAAGTTTGCCTCTGCCACCGGTTCCACCACCTTCCATGGTCGCTTCACTCCTGGTACATTCACCAATCAGATCCAGGCAGCTTTCAGAGAGCCCCGTCTCCTGATTGTGACAGACCCTCGTGCTGATCATCAGCCGCTGACTGAAGCTTCCTATGTCAACATCCCTACAATCGCCCTGTGCAACACAGACTCTCCTCTGAGATACGTGGACATTGCCATCCCCTGCAACAACAAG GGCCACCACTCTGTCGGTCTGATGTGGTGGATGCTGGCCAGGGAGGTCCTCAGGCTGAGGGGAACCATCTCCAGGGAGCACCCTTGGGAGGTCATGCCAGATCTGTATTTCTACAGAGATCCTGAAGAG attgaaaaagaggagcaggctgcagctgagaAGGCTGTTGGAAAGGAGGAGTTCCAGGGTGAATGGagcgctcctgcagcagagtttACTCAGCCTGAGGTGACGGACTGGTCCGAGGGTGTGGCAGTACCATCTGTGCCCATCCAGCAGTTCCCTGCTG CTACTGCTACTCTGAAGACGGGAGAGGGCTTTTCTG AGGACTGGAGCACTCAGCCTGCCACAGAGGACTGGTCCACTGCCCCCACTGCTCAGGCCTCTGAGTGGGGAGGTGCCGCCTCCGACTGGTCTTAA
- the ubn2b gene encoding ubinuclein-2b isoform X1 has product MAEPRKVPFVTISSFSTASPPTPPESSKKRRHEDEAVDITFGKDGGGGAAGLGSGGGGGLFGGNAKGGDADSGATKPTVRLDLPLAEPNERGSSEFNYGELVQSTQVKSPRSAAPKGLTPALDPNDPFADDEKERREVEELAKKFESKYGLGTKKKKKDRMQDLIDIGYGYDDTDPFIDNSEAYDELVPASLTTKHGGFYINTGTLQFRPASDSEGENAGTDDHHFKKMKDGEERVVKKRRKKQDGGILEEKKPKKMKVQKLGVTALNVHRPEKKKRKKLMKDTLQLANMLRRFTKEKEEMRKKNVAAVGLQRPTAKVPSTNSALLHPQNKAAGASDCNIADLSSDPAVLSLLGSANNDLLQDMMGDLDFGMLDSPQPSSPAQGENSSFGQKAGGGRVAQGSMMPPPPLPSGLPGPLNKRIEDLRAASRLFDEEGRKKFFTLDMNNILLDIELQVQEQPVEVRSAVYSHLEAFVPCNKEALLKRLKKLSLNIQDDRLRTPLLKLKLAVCSVMPEQIARYNMDCIAKVAKQQQSEDGEKNGSDDDDEEKPGKRVMGPRKKFVWDDKLRVLLCNLVRVKLGCYELEGKNALSLEDYLKAFMETEVKPLWPKGWMQARMLFKESISVHGHLTGYTAKKKMVPTPKSKPKEAMWVQRATPSAGATPSPAAQVAKRPPQSPSQPICLDSLDVDLTTPSLDISQALAILGNAAKGLAQGDSPPSPDGHKAATNLSSLHASPLMQQQKKNSVSTPSTSAPHYISTSMSSSTSLCRTPSIVASPLPSVRVDGMGVAKGTPQAHRHSVMNTQRPVGVAKANMPASASPPKPRPPPTASPLVAPGSKTGVSTPPSGLLKGSNSKASGGDALIITSPQQHVLSSSSLMTTKTFQAPRLPQTPQGKPSPAPSLAQSQPQSNFITPMHATLTKSTHSSIPPIIKLTPRTPNPSATAATSISQSPRSQATPTLHQYSPKSPAGFRPSFSGVQAGVVKPGQSIYTPPGGQKPPTNNNTTNTSLINASSISKHSGSSASPTVASVNLGQRQRPVGGTPQGAKPVTSVSSSSVSSKLSQVSSAGSGGLLGSASSLPLGFGMLGGLVPVSLPFQFPSLLSLPPLGSAGSSTAASGSTASSSAQFSSLTQNLYKSLQSGSQVALPPHLQLAFSDVGQSQTGDAKRKTL; this is encoded by the exons ATGGCGGAACCCAGGAAGGTGCCGTTCGTCACCATCTCATCCTTCAGCACCGCTTCGCCACCGACCCCGCCGGAGTCCAGCAAGAAGCGCCGTCACGAAGATGAGGCCGTGGACATCACTTTTGGGAAAGATGGAGGCGGCGGTGCCGCGGGGTTGGGGTCAGGAGGTGGCGGGGGTCTGTTCGGTGGGAACGCGAAGGGAGGCGACGCCGACAGCGGCGCGACAAAACCGACGGTCCGCCTGGATCTGCCACTGGCCGAACCCAACGAGCGAGGGTCCTCCGAGTTCAACTACGGAGAACTGGTGCAGTCAACTCAG GTAAAGTCTCCACGTTCAGCAGCTCCTAAAGGACTCACTCCTGCCCTGGACCCCAACGACCCCTTCGCTGACGACGAGAAGGAGCgacgggaggtggaggagttggCCAAGAAATTTGAGAGCAAATAT ggattaggcaccaagaagaagaagaaggacagGATGCAGGACCTCATTGACATCGGCTATGGCTACGACGACACCGATCCCTTCATAGACAACTCAGAGGCT TATGATGAGCTGGTTCCAGCGTCTCTCACCACAAAACACGGAGGTTTCTACATCAACACGGGAACTCTGCAGTTCAGGCCAGCATCAGATTCTGAGGGTGAAAATGCAGGAACAGATGATCATCACTTCAAG AAGATGAAAGATGGTGAAGAGCGGGTGGTAAAAAAACGTCGCAAGAAGCAAGACGGTGGCATTCTGGAGGAAAAGAAACCCAAGAAGATGAAAGTCCAAAAGCTGGG AGTTACAGCTCTGAACGTTCATCgtccagagaagaagaagaggaagaagctgaTGAAGGACACACTCCAGCTGGCCAACATGCTGCGCCGCTTCaccaaggagaaggaggagatgcGCAAGAAGAACGTAGCTGCTGTCGGCCTGCAGCGGCCCACTGCCAAAGTGCCCAGTACCAACAGTGCActgctccacccccagaacaagGCCGCTGGCGCCAGTGACTGCAACATAGCGGACTTGAGCTCTGACCCGGCGGTGCTGTCCCTGCTGGGCTCGGCCAACAACGACCTACTGCAGGACATGATGGGTGACCTGGACTTTGGCATGTTGGACTCTCCTCAGCCATCCAGTCCAGCGCAGGGAGAGAACAGCTCGTTTGGacagaaagcaggaggaggcagagtggCACAGGGGAGcatgatgccccccccccctctgcccaGTGGACTCCCAGGCCCCCTTAACAAGCGCATTGAAGACCTGAGAGCG GCGTCTCGTCTGTTTGATGAGGAGGGCAGGAAGAAGTTCTTCACACTGGACATGAACAACATCCTGCTAGA TATCGAGTTGCAGGTTCAGGAGCAGCCTGTGGAGGTGCGTTCTGCCGTCTACTCTCACCTTGAGGCCTTCGTGCCCTGCAATAAAGAAGCTCTGCTCAAACGCCTTAAGAAGCTCAGCCTCAACATCCAG GACGACCGCCTTCGAACGCCGCTGTTGAAGCTGAAACTGGCCGTGTGCAGCGTGATGCCAGAGCAGATCGCTCGCTACAACATGGACTGCATCGCTAAGGTGGCAAA GCAGCAGCAGTCtgaggacggagagaagaacggctctgacgatgacgatgaggagAAGCCAGGGAAGAGGGTGATGGGGCCACGGAAGAAGTTTGTCTGGGACGACAAACTCAG GGTGTTGCTGTGTAACCTGGTGCGGGTGAAGCTGGGCTGCTACGAGCTGGAGGGCAAGAACGCGCTGTCTCTGGAGGACTACCTCAAAGCCTTCATGGAGACCGAGGTCAAACCTCTGTGGCCCAAGGGCTGGATGCAGGCCAG GATGCTGTTCAAAGAGAGCATCTCGGTTCACGGCCACCTCACCGGCTACAC AGCAAAGAAAAAGATGGTTCCTACTCCCAAATCCAAACCAAAG GAGGCCATGTGGGTCCAGCGAGCCACACCTTCAGCTGGTGCCACTCCCTCACCTGCCGCCCAGGTTGCCAAGCGACCGCCTCAGTCTCCCTCTCAGCCCATATGTCTGGATTCCCTGGATGTGGATCTGACCACTCCCTCTCTGGACATCTCCCAGGCTCTGGCCATCCTTGGCAACGCAGCCAAGGGCCTGGCCCAGGGGGACAGCCCCCCGTCCCCAGATGGACACAAGGCAGCCACCAACCTCTCCTCCCTTCACGCCTCGCCActcatgcagcagcagaagaagaactcTGTCAGCACTCCCAGCACCAGTGCACCTCACTACATCTCTACCTCTatgtcttcctccacctctctgtGTCGGACCCCCTCCATCGTGgcctctcctctgccttcaGTGAGGGTGGATGGGATGGGGGTCGCCAAGGGCACGCCGCAGGCACACAGACACTCAGTGATGAACACTCAGAGACCCGTGGGTGTGGCCAAAGCCAACATGCCCGCCTCAGCATCGCCACCTAAACCACGCCCCCCTCCTACTGCATCTCCATTGGTGGCCCCAGGATCCAAAACGGGGGTCTCCACGCCCCCGTCTGGCCTCCTTAAAGGCAGCAATAGTAAAGCCAGTGGCGGAGACGCTCTCATCATCACATCACCTCAGCAACACGTTCTCTCATCGTCATCACTCATGACCACAAAGACCTTCCAGGCTCCTCGTCTGCCTCAAACCCCACAGGGCAAACCCTCTCCTGCCCCCTCCCTCGCTCAGTCACAGCCTCAGTCCAACTTCATCACCCCTATGCACGCCACTCTCACCAAgtccacacacagcagcatcccACCAATCATCAAACTCACTCCCCGCACCCCCAACCCCTCCGCCACTGCTGCCACCTCCATCTCTCAAAGCCCCAGGTCTCAGGCAACACCCACCCTTCACCAGTACTCTCCCAAAAGCCCAGCAGGGTTTCGCCCGTCGTTCTCAGGTGTCCAAGCAGGAGTAGTCAAGCCGGGGCAGAGCATTTACACTCCACCCGGCGGCCAGAAGCCCcccaccaacaacaacaccaccaacaccagcCTTATTAACGCCTCATCCATAAGCAAGCATTCAGGATCCAGTGCCTCCCCCACCGTGGCCTCTGTCAATCTGGGCCAGCGCCAGAGGCCCGTGGGCGGAACGCCTCAGGGGGCCAAGCCGGTCACGTCggtctcatcatcatctgtgTCCTCTAAGCTATCGCAG GTGTCTTCAGCAGGAAGCGGCGGTCTCCTCGGCTCGGCCTCGTCTCTTCCCCTGGGCTTTGGGATGTTGGGGGGCCTGGTTCCGGTCTCCCTGCCCTTCCAGTTCCCCTCGCTGCTCAGCCTGCCCCCGCTGGGCTCAGCAGGCTCCAGCACAGCGGCCAGCGGCTCCACGGCCAGTAGCAGCGCCCAGTTCTCCAGCCTGACCCAGA ATCTGTATAAGAGTCTCCAGTCAGGGTCTCAGGttgctctgcctcctcacttGCAGCTCGCTTTCTCAG aTGTGGGTCAGAGCCAGACGGGAGACGCCAAGAGGAAGACTCTATGA
- the ubn2b gene encoding ubinuclein-2b isoform X2 has translation MAEPRKVPFVTISSFSTASPPTPPESSKKRRHEDEAVDITFGKDGGGGAAGLGSGGGGGLFGGNAKGGDADSGATKPTVRLDLPLAEPNERGSSEFNYGELVQSTQVKSPRSAAPKGLTPALDPNDPFADDEKERREVEELAKKFESKYGLGTKKKKKDRMQDLIDIGYGYDDTDPFIDNSEAYDELVPASLTTKHGGFYINTGTLQFRPASDSEGENAGTDDHHFKKMKDGEERVVKKRRKKQDGGILEEKKPKKMKVQKLGVTALNVHRPEKKKRKKLMKDTLQLANMLRRFTKEKEEMRKKNVAAVGLQRPTAKVPSTNSALLHPQNKAAGASDCNIADLSSDPAVLSLLGSANNDLLQDMMGDLDFGMLDSPQPSSPAQGENSSFGQKAGGGRVAQGSMMPPPPLPSGLPGPLNKRIEDLRAASRLFDEEGRKKFFTLDMNNILLDIELQVQEQPVEVRSAVYSHLEAFVPCNKEALLKRLKKLSLNIQDDRLRTPLLKLKLAVCSVMPEQIARYNMDCIAKVAKQQQSEDGEKNGSDDDDEEKPGKRVMGPRKKFVWDDKLRVLLCNLVRVKLGCYELEGKNALSLEDYLKAFMETEVKPLWPKGWMQARMLFKESISVHGHLTGYTAKKKMVPTPKSKPKEAMWVQRATPSAGATPSPAAQVAKRPPQSPSQPICLDSLDVDLTTPSLDISQALAILGNAAKGLAQGDSPPSPDGHKAATNLSSLHASPLMQQQKKNSVSTPSTSAPHYISTSMSSSTSLCRTPSIVASPLPSVRVDGMGVAKGTPQAHRHSVMNTQRPVGVAKANMPASASPPKPRPPPTASPLVAPGSKTGVSTPPSGLLKGSNSKASGGDALIITSPQQHVLSSSSLMTTKTFQAPRLPQTPQGKPSPAPSLAQSQPQSNFITPMHATLTKSTHSSIPPIIKLTPRTPNPSATAATSISQSPRSQATPTLHQYSPKSPAGFRPSFSGVQAGVVKPGQSIYTPPGGQKPPTNNNTTNTSLINASSISKHSGSSASPTVASVNLGQRQRPVGGTPQGAKPVTSVSSSSVSSKLSQVSSAGSGGLLGSASSLPLGFGMLGGLVPVSLPFQFPSLLSLPPLGSAGSSTAASGSTASSSAQFSSLTQNVGQSQTGDAKRKTL, from the exons ATGGCGGAACCCAGGAAGGTGCCGTTCGTCACCATCTCATCCTTCAGCACCGCTTCGCCACCGACCCCGCCGGAGTCCAGCAAGAAGCGCCGTCACGAAGATGAGGCCGTGGACATCACTTTTGGGAAAGATGGAGGCGGCGGTGCCGCGGGGTTGGGGTCAGGAGGTGGCGGGGGTCTGTTCGGTGGGAACGCGAAGGGAGGCGACGCCGACAGCGGCGCGACAAAACCGACGGTCCGCCTGGATCTGCCACTGGCCGAACCCAACGAGCGAGGGTCCTCCGAGTTCAACTACGGAGAACTGGTGCAGTCAACTCAG GTAAAGTCTCCACGTTCAGCAGCTCCTAAAGGACTCACTCCTGCCCTGGACCCCAACGACCCCTTCGCTGACGACGAGAAGGAGCgacgggaggtggaggagttggCCAAGAAATTTGAGAGCAAATAT ggattaggcaccaagaagaagaagaaggacagGATGCAGGACCTCATTGACATCGGCTATGGCTACGACGACACCGATCCCTTCATAGACAACTCAGAGGCT TATGATGAGCTGGTTCCAGCGTCTCTCACCACAAAACACGGAGGTTTCTACATCAACACGGGAACTCTGCAGTTCAGGCCAGCATCAGATTCTGAGGGTGAAAATGCAGGAACAGATGATCATCACTTCAAG AAGATGAAAGATGGTGAAGAGCGGGTGGTAAAAAAACGTCGCAAGAAGCAAGACGGTGGCATTCTGGAGGAAAAGAAACCCAAGAAGATGAAAGTCCAAAAGCTGGG AGTTACAGCTCTGAACGTTCATCgtccagagaagaagaagaggaagaagctgaTGAAGGACACACTCCAGCTGGCCAACATGCTGCGCCGCTTCaccaaggagaaggaggagatgcGCAAGAAGAACGTAGCTGCTGTCGGCCTGCAGCGGCCCACTGCCAAAGTGCCCAGTACCAACAGTGCActgctccacccccagaacaagGCCGCTGGCGCCAGTGACTGCAACATAGCGGACTTGAGCTCTGACCCGGCGGTGCTGTCCCTGCTGGGCTCGGCCAACAACGACCTACTGCAGGACATGATGGGTGACCTGGACTTTGGCATGTTGGACTCTCCTCAGCCATCCAGTCCAGCGCAGGGAGAGAACAGCTCGTTTGGacagaaagcaggaggaggcagagtggCACAGGGGAGcatgatgccccccccccctctgcccaGTGGACTCCCAGGCCCCCTTAACAAGCGCATTGAAGACCTGAGAGCG GCGTCTCGTCTGTTTGATGAGGAGGGCAGGAAGAAGTTCTTCACACTGGACATGAACAACATCCTGCTAGA TATCGAGTTGCAGGTTCAGGAGCAGCCTGTGGAGGTGCGTTCTGCCGTCTACTCTCACCTTGAGGCCTTCGTGCCCTGCAATAAAGAAGCTCTGCTCAAACGCCTTAAGAAGCTCAGCCTCAACATCCAG GACGACCGCCTTCGAACGCCGCTGTTGAAGCTGAAACTGGCCGTGTGCAGCGTGATGCCAGAGCAGATCGCTCGCTACAACATGGACTGCATCGCTAAGGTGGCAAA GCAGCAGCAGTCtgaggacggagagaagaacggctctgacgatgacgatgaggagAAGCCAGGGAAGAGGGTGATGGGGCCACGGAAGAAGTTTGTCTGGGACGACAAACTCAG GGTGTTGCTGTGTAACCTGGTGCGGGTGAAGCTGGGCTGCTACGAGCTGGAGGGCAAGAACGCGCTGTCTCTGGAGGACTACCTCAAAGCCTTCATGGAGACCGAGGTCAAACCTCTGTGGCCCAAGGGCTGGATGCAGGCCAG GATGCTGTTCAAAGAGAGCATCTCGGTTCACGGCCACCTCACCGGCTACAC AGCAAAGAAAAAGATGGTTCCTACTCCCAAATCCAAACCAAAG GAGGCCATGTGGGTCCAGCGAGCCACACCTTCAGCTGGTGCCACTCCCTCACCTGCCGCCCAGGTTGCCAAGCGACCGCCTCAGTCTCCCTCTCAGCCCATATGTCTGGATTCCCTGGATGTGGATCTGACCACTCCCTCTCTGGACATCTCCCAGGCTCTGGCCATCCTTGGCAACGCAGCCAAGGGCCTGGCCCAGGGGGACAGCCCCCCGTCCCCAGATGGACACAAGGCAGCCACCAACCTCTCCTCCCTTCACGCCTCGCCActcatgcagcagcagaagaagaactcTGTCAGCACTCCCAGCACCAGTGCACCTCACTACATCTCTACCTCTatgtcttcctccacctctctgtGTCGGACCCCCTCCATCGTGgcctctcctctgccttcaGTGAGGGTGGATGGGATGGGGGTCGCCAAGGGCACGCCGCAGGCACACAGACACTCAGTGATGAACACTCAGAGACCCGTGGGTGTGGCCAAAGCCAACATGCCCGCCTCAGCATCGCCACCTAAACCACGCCCCCCTCCTACTGCATCTCCATTGGTGGCCCCAGGATCCAAAACGGGGGTCTCCACGCCCCCGTCTGGCCTCCTTAAAGGCAGCAATAGTAAAGCCAGTGGCGGAGACGCTCTCATCATCACATCACCTCAGCAACACGTTCTCTCATCGTCATCACTCATGACCACAAAGACCTTCCAGGCTCCTCGTCTGCCTCAAACCCCACAGGGCAAACCCTCTCCTGCCCCCTCCCTCGCTCAGTCACAGCCTCAGTCCAACTTCATCACCCCTATGCACGCCACTCTCACCAAgtccacacacagcagcatcccACCAATCATCAAACTCACTCCCCGCACCCCCAACCCCTCCGCCACTGCTGCCACCTCCATCTCTCAAAGCCCCAGGTCTCAGGCAACACCCACCCTTCACCAGTACTCTCCCAAAAGCCCAGCAGGGTTTCGCCCGTCGTTCTCAGGTGTCCAAGCAGGAGTAGTCAAGCCGGGGCAGAGCATTTACACTCCACCCGGCGGCCAGAAGCCCcccaccaacaacaacaccaccaacaccagcCTTATTAACGCCTCATCCATAAGCAAGCATTCAGGATCCAGTGCCTCCCCCACCGTGGCCTCTGTCAATCTGGGCCAGCGCCAGAGGCCCGTGGGCGGAACGCCTCAGGGGGCCAAGCCGGTCACGTCggtctcatcatcatctgtgTCCTCTAAGCTATCGCAG GTGTCTTCAGCAGGAAGCGGCGGTCTCCTCGGCTCGGCCTCGTCTCTTCCCCTGGGCTTTGGGATGTTGGGGGGCCTGGTTCCGGTCTCCCTGCCCTTCCAGTTCCCCTCGCTGCTCAGCCTGCCCCCGCTGGGCTCAGCAGGCTCCAGCACAGCGGCCAGCGGCTCCACGGCCAGTAGCAGCGCCCAGTTCTCCAGCCTGACCCAGA aTGTGGGTCAGAGCCAGACGGGAGACGCCAAGAGGAAGACTCTATGA
- the trir gene encoding telomerase RNA component interacting RNase — MEAKRAHAEPRTSSSSSGSGDSSCGSPGSPSSSPAPATSSAPAPGNAFANDGSFMEMFKKKMEEEARRKTETQQTGGAARASEQGQASVDRKPPPVTSFVGKRRGGVFLKTGVVAKKQKQDSEREPGKSDAWTKYMAEVKKYKAHQCGDDDKTRPLVK; from the exons ATGGAGGCTAAGCGCGCGCACGCTGAGCCAcgcacgagcagcagcagcagcggcagcggggaCTCGAGCTGCGGCAGCCCGGGGTCGCCCTCCAGTAGCCCGGCGCCGGCCACCAGCTCGGCCCCGGCGCCCGGAAACGCGTTCGCCAACGACGGCAGCTTCATGGAGATGTtcaagaagaagatggaggaggaggcgaggcggAAAACGGAGACGCAGCAAACAGGTGGCGCTGCCAGAGCCTCCGAGCAGGGACAGGCCTCTGTGGACAGGAAGCCGCCTCCCGTGACGAGCTTT GTGGGGAAGCGCAGAGGAGGCGTGTTCCTAAAGACTGGTGTGGTTGCCAAGAAGCAGAAACAGGACTCAGAG cgggaGCCAGGCAAGAGCGATGCCTGGACAAAGTACATGGCTGAGGTGAAAAAGTACAAAGCCCACCAGTGTGGAGACGACGATAAAACCCGGCCTCTGGTTAAATAG